One segment of Chromatiales bacterium 21-64-14 DNA contains the following:
- a CDS encoding phosphotyrosine protein phosphatase, which yields MNQRVGVLFVCMGNICRSPTAEGVFTARVEAAGLADVFMIDSAGTHAYHVGHAPDRRAQEVALRRGIDIRSQRARRITGEDFSRFDYVVAMDRDNLLELEAICPAEYRERLHLFLSFAPELGIDEVPDPYYGGADGFERVFSMVEEAAAGFLRDLRRRHGLKAERSSVP from the coding sequence ATGAATCAGAGGGTTGGCGTTCTCTTCGTCTGCATGGGCAACATTTGCCGTTCGCCCACTGCCGAAGGGGTGTTCACTGCGCGGGTGGAAGCGGCAGGTCTCGCGGATGTCTTCATGATCGATTCCGCGGGCACGCATGCCTATCACGTGGGTCATGCGCCGGACCGCCGCGCCCAAGAGGTCGCGCTGCGGCGTGGCATCGACATTCGGTCCCAGCGCGCGCGGCGCATCACCGGCGAGGATTTCAGCCGGTTCGACTACGTCGTGGCCATGGATCGGGACAATCTCCTGGAGTTGGAGGCGATCTGCCCCGCCGAGTACCGGGAGCGCTTGCACCTGTTCCTCTCCTTTGCTCCGGAACTGGGGATCGACGAGGTTCCGGATCCCTATTACGGAGGCGCCGACGGCTTCGAACGCGTGTTCAGCATGGTGGAAGAGGCCGCCGCGGGATTCTTGCGGGACTTACGCCGCCGCCACGGGTTGAAGGCGGAGCGCTCCTCGGTTCCTTGA